Below is a genomic region from Deltaproteobacteria bacterium.
CGCTGGGTCTTGATTACACACGGATCGTCGTGATCCCACAGTTGCGCTCTATCGTCCGAGGTGTAACGGCAAGCTACGATGCGAAGGCGCTCTACACCACAGAGAGGGAAAGTATTTCGACAGAGATGTACAATAATCTGCAACCAATCCTGTCAGAGCGTGGAGTGAATGTTGAGAAGGTCCTCCTTCGGAGTGTCACACTCCCCGATATCCTCGCCACCGCGATCCAGAAGAAACTCGAGGCTGAGCAACAGGCCGAGCAGATGAAATTCGTCTTGAATAAAGAAGAGCAAGAGGCGGAGCGAAAAAGGGTCGAGGCGAAGGGGATTGCCGATTTTCAGAGAATCGTCACGAGTGGCCTGACCCCCGAGTTTATCCGCTGGAAGGGGATCGAGGCGACCGCCAAACTGGCCGATAGCCATAACACCAAAGTAGTTGTCATCGGTGGTGGCAAAGACGGTCTGCCGATTATTCTGGGTGGGCAGGATAAGTAACGTTTTTTCTTCTTGTCCTCTCCGATCAAAAAAGTTAGCTCTGAGCTCCTAATTAACAAAGGGGGTTTACGATGAAACAAACAATTCTTCTCATCTCTCTTTTCGCACTCTTAACTGCCTGTTCGAAGGCAAAGCAACCTGCGGAATCTCAATCCACTCAATCAACACAGGAGGCGGTCGTGGCGAATGAACAATCAACTCCTACCGGGCTTAAATATGTGATCCTTAAAGAAGGAGCCGGAGCTAATCCACAACGAGGACAGATGGTGACGGTCCACTACACAGGCTGGCTCACCGACGGGACGAAGTTCGACAGCTCCGTCGACCGAGGGACACCCTTTCAGTTTCAGGTCGGTGTGGGACAGGTGATCCCAGGTTGGGACGAGGGAGTCGCCATGATGAAGGTGGGCGAAAAGCGGAAGCTGATTATCCCACCCCAGTTAGGATATGGCGAGCAGGGGGCGGGTGGTGTGATCCCACCGAATGCCACCCTTGTGTTTGAAGTCGAACTCCTTGAAGCCTCCTAAATCCCCCCTCCCCCCCTTTGTTAAAGGGGGGAGAGAAATGATCGAGGCGGTCGCTGCTGTTATCAAGGGCAACGACCAGTTTCTCATCACGAAGCGTCTCGAGAATTCACCGATGGGTCACTGTTGGGAATTTCCGGGTGGCAAGATCGAGCCCGGTGAAACAATCGAAGAGTGCATTATCCGCGAATGTCAGGAGGAGATCGACGTCACAGTCACCCCCCTGAAGCGTCTTCAAGACGAGTGGTACGATTATCCCCATGGCCGCGTTCATTTGCACTTTGTCT
It encodes:
- a CDS encoding prohibitin family protein, with amino-acid sequence MAHDDEIFDLKSFTGRLATPRGKSLIWIAGFIFFFFLLSKMITVIPAGHIGVKDFFGKVSDKTLQAGIHLVNPFLKIHKMSVRTQEITEEATVPSREGLSVRLDVSLLFNLDREKAADVYKTLGLDYTRIVVIPQLRSIVRGVTASYDAKALYTTERESISTEMYNNLQPILSERGVNVEKVLLRSVTLPDILATAIQKKLEAEQQAEQMKFVLNKEEQEAERKRVEAKGIADFQRIVTSGLTPEFIRWKGIEATAKLADSHNTKVVVIGGGKDGLPIILGGQDK
- a CDS encoding FKBP-type peptidyl-prolyl cis-trans isomerase; this encodes MKQTILLISLFALLTACSKAKQPAESQSTQSTQEAVVANEQSTPTGLKYVILKEGAGANPQRGQMVTVHYTGWLTDGTKFDSSVDRGTPFQFQVGVGQVIPGWDEGVAMMKVGEKRKLIIPPQLGYGEQGAGGVIPPNATLVFEVELLEAS
- the mutT gene encoding 8-oxo-dGTP diphosphatase MutT — encoded protein: MIEAVAAVIKGNDQFLITKRLENSPMGHCWEFPGGKIEPGETIEECIIRECQEEIDVTVTPLKRLQDEWYDYPHGRVHLHFVLCEITDGTPKPIQCREIRWIKPDEFPNYEFPPADVGVIKALI